A stretch of DNA from Patescibacteria group bacterium:
TTGGAAGCACAAATACCGCGGCCGCAAGCACTGTCGTCCAGAGACCATCTTTATGCCCCATAGCGGATTGAGTAATATTCGTAGTGGTGATAAACTTCCCGCTCGCTTTATACTGTTTTTCTCTCTCGTCCCATGCCTTGTCGGGGTCAAACTCAATTCCTAAAGTGGTGGCAAGCATAGTAGCCGCCAAATCTTCAGCATACTCCCCCGCCTTATCTTCCGTCTCACCAAAAGAATGATGCTCGCTTAGGTAGCCATATTGATTATTATCCTTCGGAATTCCCAAACCGACAGAAGCGGCAATTAGCCTATTCGGCTCGTCTGTAGCATTCCTGCTCATAACGCAAAATCTTATTGATCCGGCCCTCATATACTTAAGCCCTTCATCTTTAGAAATTCTTTTGCACCCCGGAGGGAAAATACTTGAAACGGTAACCAGATTTTGCGTCTCTATGCCGGCGTCGCGA
This window harbors:
- a CDS encoding arginine decarboxylase, pyruvoyl-dependent, translating into MVPKKVFFTKGVGRHKDYLQSFELALRDAGIETQNLVTVSSIFPPGCKRISKDEGLKYMRAGSIRFCVMSRNATDEPNRLIAASVGLGIPKDNNQYGYLSEHHSFGETEDKAGEYAEDLAATMLATTLGIEFDPDKAWDEREKQYKASGKFITTTNITQSAMGHKDGLWTTVLAAAVFVLPNECE